One window of the Octopus sinensis linkage group LG3, ASM634580v1, whole genome shotgun sequence genome contains the following:
- the LOC115209874 gene encoding uncharacterized protein LOC115209874, which produces MEMSVFNHSTHQFNAMSVNPSPSPNSGSSSAAAAAAAAAAAAVHFSSYGLENTTELGDWFYAWNDTWNETNNDTSYSMSSEASSQTPLPIWTTVILGIMAGVCSLVTVLGNAMVLFSFAIERTIRQPTNYFIASLAVSDLLIGSFSMPFFTSYLLLGYWPMGPWLCDLWLSLDWTVCLASQYTVFLITMDRFCSVKLPAKYRNWRTERKVIIMIAVIWVLPISIFFTCIIGWQFFVGKRTVPERECEVQFMSDPVFLLLLTIGYYWTTLIVMCGLYTGIYRVALMLQRKSEAKHKKISAAMEMATDQIRQAHSLRAGHADKTGAGKDHKDGNNVAMTTTSFSSKRNSEKEEERSSSPAFASDDENSSQSPKPSKKPSPKDLPQLLCDIGKVPAGLIEDAPMATSKSHIKANGSKKTKGNLKFSTKQSQKGKNNVAESLNNRSMSNANTNTVMALYEPAEVKTAQKSSRSTSLVDKQNSTIPLLINETNKFAFEEGIKETENILKNEGNAAEDDEEEDLIDCSIPHLAAESAESIKLLPEIMPDTTYTGDNNLITLDSCEPESNEVQNSPVWKRRSLVKYSASSPAIDLTATSSAVAEASYSSYDEDGGEGGEEGEMTSLLQQCISQPSVMMTATTTTTPPPITMSSEITTAEMEPENDNTAATILTMAMEEIPKVNSTASDFSPHCPDKSFQFPDTDYEKEHKNVANEGAILENYENTQEQLEEQHQQHDPQQEQTQIEQEEEQEKPQQTEDNNEQQKELQQEQEQKQQHLEEEQTEKQQKQDPQQKQEKQKLQKPHTANNQNDDLTSVTSKRNLKYSSPFQTIVKNMGKQKVRRRSKKEKTKSKSENRARKALRTITFILGAFVLCWTPYHLMVAIIGMGGGNSEVSVTLYKITYWLCYLNSPINPFCYAFANVQFKRTFLRILRFDWHRT; this is translated from the coding sequence ATGGAAATGAGTGTTTTTAACCATAGCACACATCAGTTTAACGCCATGAGTGTTAATCCGTCACCGTCCCCCAACTCTGGTTcatcgtcagcagcagcagcagcggcagcggcagcagccgCCGCTGTCCACTTTAGCAGTTATGGCCTTGAAAACACAACAGAATTAGGGGACTGGTTCTATGCCTGGAACGATACATGGAACGAAACTAACAACGATACGTCGTATAGTATGTCTTCTGAAGCATCTTCGCAAACCCCTCTTCCAATCTGGACAACAGTGATACTCGGTATCATGGCGGGCGTGTGCAGCCTAGTCACTGTGCTAGGTAACGCCATGGTGCTGTTTTCCTTTGCTATTGAGCGAACCATTCGCCAACCGACGAACTATTTTATAGCATCTTTGGCAGTATCTGATCTTTTGATCGGATCATTTTCAATGCCATTTTTCACATCGTATCTTCTACTTGGATATTGGCCCATGGGTCCTTGGCTATGTGACCTCTGGCTATCACTAGACTGGACAGTGTGTCTAGCTTCACAATATACAGTATTTCTAATTACAATGGATCGTTTTTGCTCTGTTAAACTTCCAGCCAAGTACCGAAACTGGCGGACAGAAAGGAAAGTAATAATTATGATAGCCGTGATATGGGTGTTaccaatttcaattttttttacatgtattaTTGGTTGGCAATTTTTTGTTGGAAAGCGGACAGTACCAGAACGTGAGTGTGAAGTACAATTCATGAGTGATCCAGTGTTTCTTCTACTATTAACAATTGGATATTATTGGACAACATTAATTGTTATGTGCGGTCTATATACAGGCATTTACAGAGTGGCCTTGATGTTGCAGAGAAAATCAgaagcaaaacataaaaaaataagtgctgcAATGGAAATGGCAACAGACCAGATACGACAAGCTCACTCTCTAAGAGCTGGGCATGCTGACAAAACGGGGGCTGGTAAGGATCACAAAGACGGAAACAATGTAGCAATGACCACAACAAGTTTCAGTTCCAAGCGAAACAGTGAAAAGGAAGAAGAGCGGTCAAGTAGTCCAGCTTTTGCTTCAGATGATGAAAATAGTAGTCAGTCTCCTAAACCATCCAAGAAACCATCCCCGAAGGATCTTCCACAATTACTGTGTGATATTGGGAAAGTACCAGCCGGTTTAATTGAAGATGCACCTATGGCAACGAGTAAGAGTCATATTAAAGCCAATGGCAGCAAAAAAACTAAGGGAAATCTAAAATTTTCAACGAAACAAAGTCAGAAAGGCAAGAATAATGTAGCAGAAAGTTTAAACAATAGATCTATGTCAAATGCTAACACAAATACTGTTATGGCATTATATGAACCTGCCGAAGTGAAAACTGCTCAGAAATCATCGCGATCGACTTCTTTAGTTGATAAACAAAACTCTACAATCCCTCTTCTCATAAATGAAACTAACAAATTTGCCTttgaagaaggaattaaagaaactgaaaatatattaaagaacgaAGGTAACGCGGCAGAggatgacgaagaagaagattTGATAGATTGTAGTATTCCTCACTTAGCAGCTGAATCCGCTGAAAGTATAAAGCTTCTTCCAGAAATCATGCCAGACACGACATATACTGGAGACAACAATTTGATAACTTTGGATTCATGTGAACCTGAGAGCAATGAGGTCCAGAATTCTCCTGTTTGGAAGAGGAGATCTCTCGTCAAGTATTCAGCATCATCTCCGGCCATAGACCTAACCGCTACTTCGTCAGCAGTTGCGGAAGCCAGCTATTCTAGTTATGATGAAGATGGAGGAGAGGGAGGCGAAGAAGGAGAAATGACCAGTTTACTTCAGCAGTGTATCTCTCAACCTTCTGTGATGATGACggccacgacaacaacaacgccCCCACCAATTACAATGTCCTCAGAAATAACAACAGCTGAAATGGAACCAGAAAATGATAATACTGCAGCCACAATACTTACTATGGCAATGGAGGAAATACCGAAAGTGAATTCCACAGCTTCGGACTTTTCTCCTCATTGTCCTGATAAATCGTTTCAATTTCCGGACACAGATTATGAGAAAGAACATAAAAATGTAGCCAATGAAGGCGCCATATTGGAAAATTACGAAAACACACAAGAACAACTAGAAGAACAGCATCAGCAACACGATCCCCAacaggaacaaacacaaatagaacaagaagaagaacaagaaaaaccaCAACAGACTGAGGACAACAATGAGCAGCAGAAAGAATTACAACAGgagcaagaacaaaaacaacagcacctAGAAGaggaacaaacagagaaacaacaaaagcaagatCCACagcaaaaacaggaaaaacagaaaCTGCAGAAACCGCATACCGCAAACAATCAAAATGATGATTTGACTAGTGTAACTTCTAAACGTAATCTAAAATACAGCAGCCCTTTCCAAACCATAGTGAAAAATATGGGTAAACAGAAGGTACGGCGGAGATCAAAGAAGGAAAAGACGAAATCAAAATCAGAAAATCGTGCAAGGAAGGCACTGAGAACAATTACATTTATCTTAGGTGCCTTTGTTCTGTGTTGGACACCATATCACTTAATGGTGGCCATAATCGGTATGGGAGGAGGCAACAGTGAAGTTAGTGTCACCCTGTATAAAATTACTTACTGGCTGTGCTATTTAAACAGTCCAATTAACCCTTTCTGTTATGCTTTTGCCAATGTACAATTTAAACGAACCTTTTTGAGAATTCTACGATTTGATTGGCACCGGACATGA